CAGGGCTTTGGTGGGGCGGAGCTGGTAGGGGCGGGGTTTGGGCGGTGGGCGGGGTCTCACCTGTCGGCCCAGCGCACACTTCCAGCACACATCCTTGGCCACAATCAGCCTGACCTGGGGCCTCGTGGCAGCATGGTTAGGGGCCGATTCCTCACCTTGGCCAAAAGACCCCTGTCCTAGCCCAGCCTCAAGGTCGGCTGTTCCTCTCAGCAGTGGGGGAGAAACCTGTCACCTACTTGGGAGGGCTCTTGGTCATTCTCCAGCCACAACCCTGGCTGACTGAGGCCCCGCCCACAGGGAAACACCCACAGCAGAagaggcttggggtggggggtggatagGGGGATAAGGGGCCAGTCGCAGGCTCCTGTGGGAGGACCCTGTCCTCGTCCCCACGGTCAGACATGGCTGTATGCCATGTAGCACTTAAGCCCTGGTCGTGGCCCTGTGTGGTCACCCTCTCTTCATCTCTCCCCCAGCCATGGCCTCTCAAACTGGGGTTTTCGTCTCCCTATGAGGGGGTCCTGGTATGTACACCTACGGTCCGTCCTCCTCACACGTCTCCTGGTGCGGTGCATGCTGGGGTTCCTTTCGGCCCCTAGGGTCCTCGTAGAATAGGCTGAGCATGTGCTAACCTCCGGAAGTGCATGCTGGGGGAACCTCGTTGCCTGCTGATCACCTGTGCTGAAGACAACTAATCAGCCAAGTACTGGCCACTGGGTCCCCGCATGATCCCCAGAGAAGCCTCGCTAAGCCTAGACTTCCATGTCAGAACTAATCTCCCCCGGAACTACTCATACCACCCTCTCCCCATCTGCAAGCACTGATCTCCCACCCACCCAGAGGGGCTGGCCAGATATGCTGCATCTCTTTGCAGATTAAGAACCCCAAGACCCGGGGGAGCAGCAGCGGTGGCCCAGAGGAGCTGGGGGTGCtgcaggaggaggaagcagcCGGCGGCGATGAGGATCGGGAGAAGGAGATCCTAATCGAGCGGATCCAGTCCATCAAAGAGGAGAAGCAAGTGTCTCTCTGATCCCTCACCACCCTCAGCTGCCCTGTCTGGTCTCCATCCACTGGCCCCTCCACTAGAGAGGTCTGGCTGTTACGAGGTTGATGGGCTAGACTTAGCCCTGTGGTCCAGGGTCCATCTCATGGGGCACTGCTGTCCTATAACACAGCTTAGGACTGTTTAAACCCCCCACTTGGCCATCATGGTCCACAGGGAGAGAAGAGGCCACAGGGATGATGCCTGAACCAAAGTTGGCCTCAGCTAGGGTGATCCACCAATTTATTGTCCTGTCAGGGTGGAAGTATGAACAGAGATGCAGTTGACAAATTACGCCAAGAGGTTGGGTGTAGTCCAAGCCACCTGGGCATCCTGTTCTTAGGAATAGGCTGGGGCACTCCAGACAGAAGAAACAGCATGTGCTAAGGTCCTGAGACAGAAACTCCTCACTAGCTGAGTCACAGATGCCTGGTTTCCCTCCAGTCTGACCCTTTGCTCACATGAACTTCACTGAGCCAGGGGCATCTGGGGTGAGATGTGCTTTGGGAGTTGGGTAGGGAATGCTAGGGGGCAGAGAGTCCCATCTAGGAGCAGAATAACCTACTCTGTCCCCTACTGGCCTGGCACTTTTCCACGGGGCAGACCTTCACCATGGAGCAGCCTTAGACACTGTGACCCCCTTCATCCCCAGGGAGGACATCACGTACCGGCTGCCAGAGCTGGACCCTCGGGGCTCCGACGAGGAGAACCTGGACTCAGAGACATCGGCCAGCACCGAGAGCCTGTTGGAAGAGCGGGCCGGGCGGGGGGCCTCGGAAGGTCAGTATTAAGGTAGCGTCTGCTTTTTTCCTTCCCGTGTCCACACCCAGCAGGCCCCCGGGCAAGGGTCCATCTGCCGGTCATGAAGCTGCAGTAACCCTGCCATCTGTCTCTCAAAAGGGCCCCCCGCGCCTGCTCTCCCCTGCCCCGGCGCGCCCACCCCGAGCCCCCTCCCCGAGGCGGCCGCCCCTCCTCGACGAAGGCCGTCGTCCTTCATGACGGTCAGAGTGAAGACCCCCCGGCGGACCCCGATCATGCCCACGGCCAACATCAAGCTTCCACCTGGCCTGCCTTCCTATCTCCCTGGCCGGGCGCCTGGTACCCAGGAAGCTGCCGCCACAGTGAGGCGCCGAGAGCCGCCGGCCCGCCGCCCAGACCAGGTACACTCTGTGTATATCACGCCAGGCACTCACCTGCCCACTCAGGGCCCTCAGGAGCGCCTGGACAAGGATGACCGGCCGCCTGGGGCCAAGCGGAGGTATTCGGACCCCCCAACCTACTGCCTGCCCTCTTCCTCGGGCCAGGCCAATGGCTGAGGGCCCTGAGCTGCCAGCATCCGCACGTCCAAGGACGGCCCAGTCCCCGAGCTGGGCACCGGAGCTCCAGAGCCAGCGTTCAGCGGTCTGAGAAGGATCCAGAGTGGAAAGCTCCTAGAGTAATGTGAGATGGGCACTGGCTCCAAGTGAGTTCAGGCGGGGAGAGGCCGGCTGAGACCTGGCCGCCCTTGCTGAGCCCCCAGGTCACACGGAGGCTCCCGATCACAGCACCGAATCATAGCGGGCAGCCCGGCATCTCCCAACTCCCCTTTTGTACGTTTTAAAGGTCACTGTTTCTTTGTGCGTGGTTTACATAAGTTTAAACTGTAACAGCCTTAACAGAAGACCAAATTGtttttttatatgtgtatgtacaaaCTTTTATATTAACGCCCTGCATCTCCCTTATAACCTGGATGTGAGTCTTCAGAGCAAGCCCACACAGCCGCCAAGCTTCAGAGGCTCAGACCCACTTTGAGGGACAGCTGAGGGGGCTAAGGGCTAGGACTCTGCATGAGCGGTTTGGACACTTGTGGCCCCTGACTGCCCCGTACTGCAGCCCAGCTGGTGGCTATCTGGCCCATTCAAGGGAACAGTGGAGCCTTCCGTGGTGATCAAGACTGTTGGCTAGAGCCAGGACACAAGGTGGTAGGCGGCCTCCACTCCAGGCACCACAGACCTCACATTATTCCAGGGATACTCGAATGTGGCCATCACTCCTCGGTCTGTTGTGCCCCGGACAGAGAAGCCCACCTTGGCACTGCCCGCCCCATGTGGCAGAACAGGAGCCCACAACTCAGGACCGTTCACGGGTGGAGAGGGCAAGGCCTGGGGTTGTATGTCTCTGCAAATCTACAGTGACAGTCTGGGCATCTGGCATCTGCAGAGGGGGTGATTCCCCTCTTAGGCTCAGCCCACTCTCGCAACACCCGGACACACGGCGCCAGGTCTGGGACAAGAGACACCCACAGGCCATGTGAAATAAAGAACAAGTGCCTAAGAGGTGTCTGCGTGCAGTTCCTACTCAGACAGGCTCCAGGTTGGCGGGTGGGGGTCAGACGCAGCCTCAGCCAAAAATGGTGATGGTGCAGGGCAAGGATTGAGCCCCTTTGTCTGGGAGGACTTCCATCGTTCCTCCAGCCAACTTCTTTTGGAATTTCACACAAGCGAGGTGggcttattttttggctgtgccatgcagcttataggatcctagttccctgactagggatcaaacccgcaccccctgcagtggaagctcgacCAGACCACCAGGGGAATCCCCGGAAGTGCTTTTTATTGATCCAGAAAGCTGAGGAAGCAGGCAGCTCATGGCAAAGCCACATTAAGTGAGGAGAGCCTGCTGTCCTGGGAGCTGCCTCCTGTCACACATAGCCTCTCCCCAGCAGGGGCTTAAATGTCAGCTGAAGGAGCCATCTGCCTTGGGTGGAAGGTGGGGAGTCAGTCCTGGTGGACCCACTAGAGCCTGAAGCAAGAGCACCACCACCATTACCTGGGGGAAGCTGGAAGCTCCCAGGCTGCAACCAGATCAGCAGTTGTGGGAACTGGTTGGCAGATGGGGTATGTAGGAGTGGGGGAGTTAAAGACCATGACAAACCTGAGCTTAGGTGGCACATGCTGAAGAGGTGGCAGTCTAGTCCAAGGCCACGCAGCTGGGATGGGGCGGCCTGGGATTCAGACCCTGCCCTCTCTGGCTCATGCATGTGTGGATGTGTgctttgtcatgtctgactctctgccaccccatggactgtagcccaccaggctcctctgcccatggactttcccaggcaagcatactggagtgggttgccatttccttccccaggggaatcttcctgacccggggatcgaacccgcatctcctgtgtctcctgcaccgacaggtggattctttatcactgagccacttgggaagccctgtctgGCTCTAgagccgccccccccccgccccgcccccatcaATAACCTGGGTTTGAGTTTGGACTCGTCCACTGTACTTATAGGGCACCAAGGCCACTGGTGTGACCTGAACACAGGTAACCTGAAGGATGGGGAGATAGTTGAGGGATGTGCGCCAGGCTTCAGCCCCTGTTAATGTCCCCATCCTCACTCGGAGGGCCCACAGAGGGAGACTCGAACGAGGTGCCTTGACTTCTTGAGAAGGCGGGTGGGGTTCTGCCCACGGGGTTCTGGGCGTTGAGGGTGACCCAGCCACACCTCATGCTCCCAGGTTTAGCTCATGGCACTGCCAGACTAACCGTTTCCCAAGAGCAGAAACAGGTCCAGAAAAAGTTAAGAAACACAAGGCTACGACGGGAGGTGGAGTCAGGGCCAGGGCTGGGATGGGAAATAATAGCCCCTAAGTCTTGGATTCCGAAGTCCCAGGTCAGGGCCTCTCCTCGTGAATTCAAAGACTGCCTGGAGGCAGAAGGGCTCAGAGTGGGAAAAACTCaggaaggagtggggagaggggtagGAATTTTGAGGTGGGAGGAGTAATGAGCACTTCACGCTTTGCATGTGGGTCTCCTGGCACCGAATGACTTGATCCTTTCAACCTTTCCGGAAGAGTCAAGATGCTCGCAAGAATTAGCGAGCGATTCATACCGGAGTAAATGCAGACGGGATGGTGTCTCGCATTGAAACAAGACATTACTTCCGCCACCCTAAACAAGAATGGGACAGCAAACAAACAGGGCACTTCCGACCGGAAGGAGGCCACGGAAGGCACTTCCGCCATCTCTTAAGATGGCGCCGGCGGAAGGGGCGGAGTACCACTGGGTGGGGATGGCAGCGTCGAGGCTGGAGCTGAACCTGGTGCGGCTGCTGTGCCGCTGCGAGGCGATGGCAGCGGAGAAACGGGACCCGGACGAGTGGCGTCTAGAAAAGGTAGGGAATCCCGTGTTTCCTCGTAAACCCCGAATCCAGGAGAGTGGTACCCCCAGCTAGAGGCCACCGGACCCGACTCCCCCGCCCCGCCAGCCAGCCTGGCCACGCCCCTTCCGGTTGGTTCCGGCCACGTCCACCTGCTGCTCTCCCGCCttctccctggggctcagctggtacCTCCTCCTGATTCTTGGCTCCTCCTGTTTCAACCCCGCCCCCATCCTGGCCTCGCCCCTTGTTGGCTCTGATCTCTCTGAGCAGGAtgtaggggttgggggaggacTGGGCTGACACCCCACTTTTTGTCCCCAGTATGTGGGAGCTCTCGAGGACATGCTGCAGGCCCTGAAAGCACAGGCGAGGTGAGTGCAGGCGGCCACAGTGGTTCAAAATTGAGTCTCCTACTGGAGACAAGGTCTCCAGTTCCCGCTAAGAACCTCCCCTCAACTGGGCACAATgggctttcctttttctcttctccccttCCAGCAAACCGGCTTCCGAGGTGCTCAATGAATATTCTCGGAAGGTAGATTTTCTGAAAGGGATGCTGCAGGCAGAGAAACTGGTAAGCAGGGGCACCTCTGCCTGGTCAGGCTTCATGCTCAGCTGGGGCCTGCCCCTCTGGTGACTGCTCTCTTCCTGCTTCTGCAGACCTCCTCCTCAGAGAAGGCACTAGCCAACCAGTTCCTGGCCCCTGGCCGAGTACCAACTACAGCCAGGGAACGGGTACCCGCTACGAAGACAGTGCACCTACAGTCACGGGCTCGGTACACCAGTGAGATGCGGAGTGAGCTGCTAGGCACGGTAGGGCTCCCTCCATAGTCCCCGGGAAGCTTTAGTTGAGGACAAGAATTTGTGCATGGAGGTGGCCAGAACAACAAATACTGTCCAGTGCAGGGACTAGGATACCCAACAGACAGGACCTGGACCATCAGACAAGGCTTCCCAACAGACAGGCATCGTGGCCAGAGCTTTACTAGATGAATAAGAGTTTTGTTACAAGGCAGAAATGGCACATCTACACTTAAAAGCCCCAGAGTTGGCTCAGAGCAAGGTTTGGCCCCTGCCTCACCACACATCAGTGagtttttttcatctgtgaaataggatGACAGATACCTCTATGAGCACTTTCTGTGGATCTGAAAAATACCCTTCAAAATATGAACCCTTGTTTtcagtttatagatgaggaaactgagcctcagaggtCTTGTCCAGGGTCCTGATTGAGGGTGGGGAGTTTCGGAAAGCAGAAAGGACAGGTCTGGGGGCATGGCATGGTTGGTGATTCTGTGCCTCTCCTTTTTTCCCACAGGACTCTAGTGAAGGTGAGACAGCATGAGCAGAACAGGACTCAAGGCCTGGGACAGACATGTGTCCTTAGTGCCCCACATCCCTCGTGCCTAACCTGGCTCCCACAGGGTGTTCGCAGCCCAGGGAAACTGTGCCCAGGGGCCTTACCAAGTTATACATGAAGGGGGTGCCAGGACAGAGGAAGGGGCCCCAGACTTGGACACTCCCAGCCCAAGGGACTAAGGCTGGCTAGAGGGAAAGACCTGGGGCCTGGGGGAGCCCGGATGAGGAACACTTCCTAGCAGGGAATGCTTTGAAGCCTGACCTAGAGCCCACTGCTATGCAGCAGACAGAATGGGAAATGGCGTTGTGAGTAGCAGACACATCCCGGGCAATGGTCAGGAAACTGGAAAACAGCAAACCAATTCTTCCTTTTTGCCTGCTTGGCTTGTTTTGCTTTCAGAGCCCGAACTGGATGTGAGGAAGAGAACGTGAGTATCTTCAGCCCTTGGGGagcattaattaaattaaaaaaaaaaaacaaaacaccactaACCAACAGCCACTTCTGAGGATGCTTTTTCTCAGAAgccaaagtgaaaaaggagagacaGCCCCAAGCAGGGCAGTGGCTGGAACTGTAACCTCTAGGGCCCTTGAAAACATGTTGGtctcttccctctttcccccaccccccgaTCTCATACCCACTGGTCTACCCATCTGTGGGGTCAGTGGGGCATCAGGGCCCACACCAAGGGATGAGAAGCAGTCAGCAGCCGAGCTAGACCTCGTCCTGCAGCGACACCAGAACCTCCAGGAGAAGCTGGCAGAGGAGATGCTTGGCCTGGCCCGGAGCCTCAAGACCAACACACTGGCTGCCCAGAGTGTCATCAAGAAGGACAACCAGGTATGAGGACTCTGGGAACCCTAGAGCCTCTGGTTTGGGGCATCAAAGAACGCTTCCCAGAAGAAAGTCCCTATGGCTGGGGCTCAACTGCATGACTAGTAGGAGTTTGGCAGAAGTAAAAAATGGCATTCCCAGAAGAGGAAACCGCACTAGCAAGGGCCGAGAGGTATAGATTTACCCCAATACAGTAGGAAGAGGCGACACTTGGACCCAGTCCTGTTGAcactctccctccctcacccacaGACCCTGTCACACTCACTCAAGATGGCCGACCAGAACCTGGAAAAGCTGAAGACAGAATCCGAGCGGCTGGAGCAGCACACGCAGAAGTCCGTCAACTGGCTGCTCTGGGCCATGCTTATAGTCGTCTGCTTCATCTTCATCAGCATGATCCTCTTCATCCGTATCATGCCCAAACTCAAATAAAGACTTGGCCTGGCCTGTGTCACCTGTCTGCTCTCTGCCCTTCACCCAGCCCAGGGATGATGCCCTTTGGGGTTGGCAACATGATGGGAAGGCCCTTGGAGCCCCCTGAGAGCTACAGAGAGTACATgaccagggaaggaaggaggtcaGGCAGCTGGGGGAGGTGAGTCAACAAGCCTGCCTCCcatttccaccccccaccccacccccaccccaggtacCTGCTTCACACTGGACAAGGCAGGGCCCATAGAGGCCCCAAGAACTCCCAATCTGATGAAGTCAGAGCCAAACACATTCCTGTGGAGTCAAGGTAAGgtctggagggtgggggaggagtggGGCCATGCCTGGAGGTCAGCCTGTAGGAAGGGTTGAAAAGTTGTCTCTTTGAGCTGTGAACAACGcctggattcttggcctccggaggagatgaattcgaTCCAGagccagtgacaaggcttgatcgctcagaccttttgtgtaataaagttttattaaagtataaaagagagaaagcttctgacatagacatcagaagggggcataaagagtgcccccttgctagtttttgcAAGAAGTTATATACCCATTAgcaagctgctaattagagaaaatgAAACGTCTGAAAActcagagtggcaccaggcccctcacccacaacatgcgtTTTGGGATAACACTGGCACGAGGTGAGTCATCcagggccataaaacaattgacatggggacttccctggtggtccagtagttaacattctgtgcttccaatgcagggggccaggttcagtccctggtcagggaactagattccacatgcctcaactaaggcCTGGTGCGACCaaataaattcttaataaaaaaaaaaaaaagaaaattgacacGAATCTtgtagaaaggcagatttccaagcaaatacatagttgcACTAACATAGCTGaagagaacatttccatgagTAAAGCATACTGGTTTGTTGAACCATTAagggttctgagtcttaggcagaacctACTTACTGAAAGAGTCTAAGGTAAGTACATAGTTCATTaccatagcttaagaaaaacatttccatagaaaaacgcattggttagctaaaggtttgagaaaagttcatTTCacgtggaaccaggtgtcatcatggcaacacaaaattttaaaagaaacattttaattttgtatagagaagggggaaaagtctgacacttgtagtttgtttcttcctgccacttaagagagagagaaaaaaatgtctgacaatTGCAACCTATTAACTCCATTTGGGGACCCCTAGCCtttctgcctgttaccctctcagggTGTCAGTGCTGGGCTTTCCTTGGGATTCAAAGTGATAATTCAGAGACAAGGCTTAGCCCAGCCACAGCCTAAGATCTCAGGACATTGCAGATGCTTCACACAGTCACTCAGCAAACGAAAGAATAGTCTGGGTGGGCATTGGAGTTGGGACCCTGGAAGGGGTCATGGAGTAAGAGTCCAGAGGAATTATGGGTCCTGGGTTCTGCTTATCCCTACTCCAGATGTCAAGAGCAAAGTCTGTGAGAGGGATGACTAAAGAAGCTTGGTAAGGAAGCGTGGAACAGAAGGTGCCTGTCCCAGACCATCCAAGCAAGAGCATTGTGAAACAAGCATGGAGTTGTCCGCGTgggccccaccccactccactagCATAGGTGTGAAACCACCGCTAGTAGCTTTTAAAATTCTGGTGGcagttttttaaagctttatgaAAGCTCTagtggcaatttttaaaaaatagaccatAAGAAGGAGGCTCATGCTTCTGACTCAGAGATGGTTCAGTATTAGGAAGCATGTTAATAGCAATATTAATGCATCAGGAATCAAAATCATAGGGTGAAATGGTACCTTGTACTGTTCACAGCATCCATTACGCAAagtctcaattaaaaataatgagcaTTTCTTCACTGAACGGAAAAATCTCAAGT
This genomic window from Cervus canadensis isolate Bull #8, Minnesota chromosome 4, ASM1932006v1, whole genome shotgun sequence contains:
- the USE1 gene encoding vesicle transport protein USE1 codes for the protein MAPAEGAEYHWVGMAASRLELNLVRLLCRCEAMAAEKRDPDEWRLEKYVGALEDMLQALKAQASKPASEVLNEYSRKVDFLKGMLQAEKLTSSSEKALANQFLAPGRVPTTARERVPATKTVHLQSRARYTSEMRSELLGTDSSEEPELDVRKRTGASGPTPRDEKQSAAELDLVLQRHQNLQEKLAEEMLGLARSLKTNTLAAQSVIKKDNQTLSHSLKMADQNLEKLKTESERLEQHTQKSVNWLLWAMLIVVCFIFISMILFIRIMPKLK